Proteins encoded in a region of the Saccharothrix ecbatanensis genome:
- a CDS encoding Clp protease N-terminal domain-containing protein produces the protein MIGERFTRAARQTVHEAVVQAERLDSSEIGPEHLALALLDAPVLAEFALPRDEVVDAFAAARRKGGLSDADTEALRGLGIDVDQIVASVERSHGEGALAGAPRRRRRFFGNHLPFTAAAKNTLVRSLVEARELGHGTLGQEHLLLALLAERGLVAEVLEARGVSYTEVRKRVARSPR, from the coding sequence ATGATCGGGGAACGGTTCACCAGGGCCGCGCGCCAGACCGTCCACGAGGCGGTGGTGCAGGCCGAACGGCTCGACTCGTCCGAGATCGGGCCCGAACACCTGGCGTTGGCGCTGCTCGACGCGCCCGTGCTGGCCGAGTTCGCGCTGCCACGCGACGAAGTGGTCGACGCGTTCGCGGCGGCACGGCGCAAGGGCGGGCTCAGCGACGCCGACACCGAGGCATTGCGAGGCCTGGGAATCGACGTCGACCAGATCGTGGCGTCGGTCGAACGGTCGCACGGTGAAGGTGCGCTGGCCGGTGCGCCACGACGTCGGCGGCGGTTCTTCGGCAACCACCTGCCGTTCACGGCAGCGGCGAAGAACACGTTGGTGCGCAGCCTGGTCGAGGCACGCGAGCTCGGCCACGGCACGCTCGGCCAGGAGCACCTGTTGTTGGCGCTGCTGGCCGAGCGCGGGTTGGTGGCCGAGGTGCTGGAGGCGCGCGGGGTGAGTTACACGGAGGTCAGGAAGCGGGTCGCTCGTTCGCCCAGGTGA
- a CDS encoding helix-turn-helix domain-containing protein, with translation MTEATELASAAGDQDPRVGLRAVSALRRLLETLEVVQVRNARARGWSWQEIAAELGVTRQAVHKKHGGDR, from the coding sequence ATGACGGAGGCAACCGAGCTCGCCTCGGCGGCGGGCGACCAAGACCCCAGGGTCGGGCTGCGAGCGGTGAGCGCGCTGCGCCGACTACTGGAAACACTCGAAGTCGTGCAGGTGCGCAACGCTCGTGCCCGCGGCTGGTCCTGGCAGGAGATCGCGGCCGAACTCGGGGTCACCCGGCAGGCCGTCCACAAGAAGCACGGGGGAGACCGATGA
- a CDS encoding protein phosphatase 2C domain-containing protein, which produces MPEITTAERPGVGRDGLPRPTEDRIVRLSNAVVLLDGATSPTPRERDGGWHSRHLAEELGADRTCLDGDLADDLARAIERLARHHGLTPGDSPSSTVAITRWTDTTVDVLVLADSPVVVFTDAGFEVVADNRLRDLRGKVDRITDWRNREHGWWVAEADSAAAHRAVRASWPRDRVRAVVMATDGVSCGVDDYELFDWKTVLDVTAKMGPEAVLDEIRAAEVRDADRQKWPRPKVHDDQALAVIRFSAEK; this is translated from the coding sequence ATGCCGGAGATCACCACCGCCGAACGGCCCGGAGTGGGCCGGGACGGCTTGCCGCGCCCCACCGAGGACCGCATCGTCCGACTGTCGAACGCCGTGGTCCTGCTGGACGGCGCCACCTCGCCGACCCCGCGCGAACGGGACGGCGGCTGGCATTCGCGGCACTTGGCCGAGGAACTGGGAGCCGACCGGACCTGCCTGGACGGCGATCTCGCCGACGACCTGGCCCGTGCCATCGAACGCCTCGCCCGCCACCACGGCCTGACCCCGGGGGATTCACCGTCGAGCACGGTCGCGATCACGCGCTGGACCGACACCACCGTGGACGTGCTCGTGCTCGCCGACAGCCCGGTGGTGGTGTTCACCGACGCCGGCTTCGAGGTCGTCGCGGACAACCGGCTGCGTGACCTGCGCGGCAAGGTCGACCGGATCACGGACTGGCGCAACCGCGAGCACGGCTGGTGGGTGGCCGAGGCGGATTCGGCCGCCGCACATCGGGCGGTCCGCGCGAGTTGGCCGCGCGATCGGGTGCGGGCAGTCGTGATGGCGACGGACGGCGTGTCCTGCGGCGTGGACGACTACGAGTTGTTCGACTGGAAAACCGTGTTGGACGTCACAGCGAAAATGGGACCGGAAGCGGTCTTGGACGAGATTCGCGCGGCGGAAGTGCGAGATGCCGATCGGCAGAAGTGGCCGCGGCCTAAAGTCCACGACGATCAGGCGTTGGCCGTCATCCGATTTTCTGCGGAGAAATGA
- a CDS encoding cold-shock protein, with protein sequence MALGTVKWFNSEKGFGFIAQENGGPDVFVHYSEIQGQGFRTLEENQRVEFEIGQGTKGPQAQNVRKV encoded by the coding sequence ATGGCACTGGGCACTGTCAAGTGGTTCAACTCCGAAAAGGGCTTCGGCTTCATCGCGCAGGAGAACGGCGGGCCGGACGTCTTCGTGCACTACTCGGAGATCCAGGGTCAGGGGTTCCGCACCCTGGAGGAGAACCAGCGGGTCGAGTTCGAGATCGGTCAGGGCACCAAGGGTCCGCAGGCCCAGAACGTGCGCAAGGTCTGA
- a CDS encoding glutamate ABC transporter substrate-binding protein: MLFRRMLPATALVTALTLTAACGSESGDTLAGKADDGELTIGIRFDQPGLGQRRLDGKYVGFDVDVAKYVAAQFGVDESGITWKEARSADREKLIEDGAVDFVVATYSITDKRKEQVSFAGPYFQTGQGVLVRYTDDQIAGPETLNGKKLCSVAGSTSAQKVKEQFAQDVQLVEYGQYSDCVVALLAENVDAVTTDEVILAGYVAENPELLKLVGEPFTTERYGIGLAKSDAKGRAEVSAAIEKMVGSGEWRSALERNIGQADVQLPEPPKVTEK; encoded by the coding sequence ATGCTGTTCCGAAGAATGCTGCCCGCGACCGCGCTGGTCACCGCCCTCACCCTGACCGCCGCGTGCGGCAGCGAGAGCGGCGACACCCTGGCCGGCAAGGCCGACGACGGCGAGCTCACCATCGGCATCCGGTTCGACCAACCGGGCCTGGGGCAGCGCAGGCTGGACGGCAAGTACGTCGGCTTCGACGTGGACGTCGCCAAGTACGTGGCGGCCCAGTTCGGCGTCGACGAATCCGGCATCACGTGGAAGGAAGCCCGCTCCGCCGACCGGGAGAAGCTGATCGAGGACGGCGCCGTGGACTTCGTCGTCGCCACCTACTCGATCACCGACAAGCGCAAGGAGCAGGTGTCGTTCGCCGGCCCCTACTTCCAGACCGGCCAGGGCGTGCTGGTGCGCTACACCGACGACCAGATCGCCGGTCCCGAGACGCTGAACGGCAAGAAGCTGTGCTCGGTCGCCGGCTCGACGTCCGCGCAGAAGGTCAAGGAGCAGTTCGCGCAGGACGTGCAGCTGGTCGAGTACGGCCAGTACTCCGACTGCGTCGTCGCGCTGCTCGCGGAGAACGTCGACGCGGTGACCACCGACGAGGTGATCCTGGCCGGGTACGTGGCGGAGAACCCCGAGCTGCTCAAGCTCGTCGGCGAACCGTTCACCACCGAGCGGTACGGCATCGGCCTCGCCAAGAGCGACGCGAAGGGCCGCGCGGAGGTCAGCGCGGCCATCGAGAAGATGGTCGGCTCCGGCGAATGGCGGTCCGCGCTGGAGCGGAACATCGGCCAAGCGGACGTGCAGCTGCCCGAACCGCCCAAGGTGACCGAGAAGTAG
- a CDS encoding oxygenase MpaB family protein, with protein MSDYFAAMLPELKRTEDSETVYRFLRRPPVTGVLRLGLDAYEPLLGHLAYSVLPPWAIALHGHRPYPEPAATALLRGLRTAALLVPAPIRWSMPEGHVNKAIRRLGCHVAPRRSQLPR; from the coding sequence ATGAGCGACTACTTCGCCGCGATGCTCCCCGAGCTGAAGCGCACCGAGGACTCCGAGACCGTGTACCGGTTCCTGCGCCGCCCGCCAGTCACCGGCGTGCTGCGCCTTGGCCTGGACGCCTACGAACCGCTGCTGGGCCACCTCGCGTACTCCGTGCTGCCCCCGTGGGCCATCGCCCTGCACGGCCACCGCCCGTACCCCGAACCGGCCGCCACCGCCCTCCTGCGCGGACTTCGGACCGCCGCACTGCTCGTGCCCGCGCCGATCCGCTGGAGCATGCCCGAAGGTCACGTGAACAAGGCCATCCGCCGGCTCGGCTGCCACGTGGCGCCCAGGCGTTCGCAGCTGCCCAGGTAG
- a CDS encoding oxygenase MpaB family protein, protein MDAGLLGPGTVTWQLHADPAMWVAGIASLYLQALHPRAVAAIVQNSNFRQDPLGRLRRTASFVGTVSYGSTEEVERAAARVRDLHRTLRAKDATGRTFRIDDPHLLLWVHCAEVHSFVTVLRRAGYRLTDTQVDRYYDEQRRSAAPPPSSACTRTKCPAAPAR, encoded by the coding sequence GTGGACGCAGGGCTGCTCGGACCCGGAACGGTGACCTGGCAGCTGCACGCCGACCCCGCGATGTGGGTCGCCGGCATCGCCAGCCTCTACCTCCAAGCCCTGCACCCGCGCGCCGTCGCCGCCATCGTGCAGAACTCGAACTTCCGACAGGACCCGCTCGGCCGCCTAAGGCGCACCGCGAGCTTCGTCGGCACGGTCAGCTACGGCTCCACCGAAGAGGTCGAACGGGCCGCCGCACGGGTCCGCGACCTGCACCGCACCCTCCGCGCGAAGGACGCCACCGGCAGGACGTTCCGCATCGACGACCCCCACCTGCTGCTCTGGGTCCACTGCGCCGAGGTCCACAGCTTCGTCACGGTCCTGCGCCGCGCCGGCTACCGCCTCACCGACACCCAGGTCGACCGCTACTACGACGAACAGCGCCGCAGCGCCGCACCGCCGCCCTCGTCGGCCTGCACGAGGACGAAGTGCCCGGCAGCGCCCGCGAGATGA
- a CDS encoding excalibur calcium-binding domain-containing protein, producing MSNGKSVAFAGVALLLATGGLVSVALTVNEPRPVDVRRVDASPAVPGVLSASYTTTIQATRPTTPAVIAIPPPPQPRPVPATTTVVPTTTEPPPPPSSSVPEETTSSSPPTSDDHCDPAYVTEGPCVPKRFPRGVWRKCEWLYDQGTTKIEVVGWDHHYLDRDHDGIACERSD from the coding sequence ATGAGCAATGGCAAGAGCGTCGCCTTCGCCGGGGTCGCGCTGTTACTCGCGACCGGTGGACTCGTGTCCGTGGCGCTCACGGTCAACGAGCCCCGGCCGGTGGACGTGCGTCGGGTCGACGCGAGTCCCGCGGTGCCCGGAGTGCTGAGCGCGAGTTACACCACCACGATCCAGGCGACTCGTCCCACGACTCCCGCGGTGATCGCCATCCCGCCACCGCCGCAGCCTCGTCCCGTTCCGGCTACGACCACCGTCGTGCCGACGACCACCGAGCCGCCGCCGCCACCGTCGTCCAGCGTTCCGGAGGAGACCACGTCTTCCTCCCCACCGACTTCGGACGACCACTGCGACCCCGCGTACGTGACCGAGGGCCCGTGCGTGCCGAAGCGCTTCCCGCGTGGGGTGTGGCGCAAGTGCGAGTGGCTGTACGACCAGGGCACCACCAAGATCGAAGTGGTCGGCTGGGACCACCACTACCTCGACCGCGACCACGACGGCATCGCCTGCGAACGCTCCGACTGA
- a CDS encoding DNA repair ATPase: protein MTAPVEAPPVEATLEAGTYEVLRARLADQAAGLARRAETLNARRLEVFGSAELTLLGTERIRTEHNCVPRDVVQVAGLMLFGYNVFIGLKPETTVDDVFSLHRFTREGDAFRFEDAADDELPGLLRDPQFERDFAELYRYYRDTRLIQLRRLEGRLLAVFQTGARIEDIRVLRWQVGVDGTVKYLDNRGERDHVFPPSHDFEWIPTGREHHVLGRHPHISIEDEVFVETINGDLTIKVENNTETGEGVYREPVDEPLQSLADGEVHYARVGSLILLRIRPYNETAWRHLVFNTRTRSVVKLDGIGQACQRLPEDQGLIFPGGYYLATGISKTFDTPVDELEFERVIRSTNGEDALYVFHARRDGRSLLLPYNVIRKEVSNPLSCHGFSLFDDGTLVVFRASSDEPTRVHPMQVWQTPYLSDTYTAAQPVGTGPLERVGNADLVRGISDCLSVSRMVGEMAPSVPVFEDLIASCTRVFDAYHWLGEAALEDLRTPLTEVRATAEQVLDEFETVQALTDHASTALTEAADRIASMVRRVRGEVPTSADAWVRQLAGLRQAQGHLVTLKEMRYVDVARIDSLVSSLDDELGVTAQRAVEHLRQDDAFAGYHEQVEALVGKADGIRTVAEAAPLVEELGEQQRGLEVLTEVVGSLDITDATVRTSILERIGEVLGGLNRARATVDGRRRALLATEGRAEFAAEFALLGQAITGALAVADTPQRCDEQLGRLLLQLENLESRFGEFDDFLTRLGDKRTDVYEAFSSRKQALLDDRARRADRLASSADRILVSVTRRVASLASLDEVNTYFASDPMVAKIRSVADELRALGDQVRAEELDGRVLAARQEAGRSLRDRLDLFDGETIRLGKHRFAVNTQPMDLTLVPKDGALSFAITGTDFRAPVRDPEFADTQPFWDQLVVSETADVYRAEHLAASILATHPLDDLHAAVTEERLSDLVRQVAESRLDEGYERGVHDHDAARILDVLLRLHAGAGVLRYPPGARAAGQLFWASAAEETRASWSRRAASLGRARSAFGHTAAIDELCAELSSLAGDPLAGEYLFEELCSAPVGFATSAGARALVDAFHQALGGRKEFDEDLRAFSDLAVRRRLVEGWYEAFLAGSAEPDLPEAVALELCRDLPRYESSAQLQATVDGLLGTHPRITDRTLGIRLDELLTRTRVFREERVPAYRAYQRRRNEVVARERARLRLDEFQPKVMSAFVRNRLLDEVYLPLIGDNLAKQLGAAGDSKRTDQMGLLLLISPPGYGKTTLMEYVANRLGLVFVKVNGPSLGHDVTSVDPADAPNATARQEVEKISFALEAGNNVLLYLDDIQHTSPELLQKFISLCDAQRRMEGVWDGGTRTYDMRGKRFAVCMAGNPYTESGQRFRIPDMLANRADVWNLGDVLSGREDLFALSYIENALTSNPVLAPLSTRDRGDIELLVRMARGEDVRADRLAHPYTSVELEQVLSVLRKLLRVQGVVLANNQAYIASAAQSDASRVEPPFQLQGSYRNMNKLAEKVVPVMNDAELAAVIDDHYVGEAQTLTSGAEANLLKLAELRGTLTPAQSARWQEVKSGYLRAQALGGSDDDPMSRAVGAVALLSDRVGTALDRLAPPER from the coding sequence GTGACCGCTCCAGTGGAGGCACCGCCGGTCGAAGCGACCTTGGAGGCCGGCACCTACGAGGTGCTGCGGGCCCGGCTGGCCGATCAGGCCGCCGGGCTCGCCCGCCGGGCGGAAACCCTCAACGCGCGCCGGCTGGAGGTGTTCGGCAGCGCCGAGCTGACGCTGCTGGGCACCGAACGCATCCGCACCGAGCACAACTGCGTCCCGCGTGACGTCGTGCAGGTGGCCGGGCTGATGCTGTTCGGCTACAACGTCTTCATCGGCCTCAAGCCGGAGACGACGGTCGACGACGTGTTCTCGCTGCACCGCTTCACCCGCGAGGGTGACGCGTTCCGGTTCGAGGACGCGGCGGACGACGAGCTGCCCGGCCTGCTCCGCGACCCGCAGTTCGAACGGGACTTCGCCGAGCTGTACCGGTACTACCGGGACACCCGGCTGATCCAGCTGCGCCGGCTGGAGGGCAGGCTGCTGGCCGTGTTCCAGACCGGCGCCCGGATCGAGGACATCCGGGTGCTGCGCTGGCAGGTCGGCGTGGACGGCACGGTCAAGTACCTGGACAACCGGGGCGAACGCGACCACGTGTTCCCGCCGTCGCACGACTTCGAGTGGATCCCGACCGGCCGCGAGCACCACGTGCTGGGCCGCCACCCGCACATCTCCATCGAGGACGAGGTCTTCGTCGAGACCATCAACGGCGACCTCACCATCAAGGTGGAGAACAACACCGAGACCGGCGAGGGCGTCTACCGGGAGCCGGTGGACGAGCCGTTGCAGTCGCTCGCGGACGGCGAGGTGCACTACGCGCGGGTCGGCTCGCTGATCCTGCTGCGCATCCGCCCGTACAACGAGACCGCGTGGCGGCACCTGGTGTTCAACACCCGGACCAGGTCCGTGGTGAAGCTGGACGGCATCGGCCAGGCGTGCCAGCGGCTGCCCGAGGACCAGGGCCTGATCTTCCCCGGCGGCTACTACCTGGCCACGGGGATCAGCAAGACGTTCGACACCCCGGTGGACGAGCTGGAGTTCGAGCGGGTCATCCGGTCCACCAACGGCGAGGACGCGCTGTACGTCTTCCACGCCCGCCGTGACGGCCGGTCGCTGCTGCTGCCGTACAACGTGATCCGCAAGGAAGTGTCGAACCCGTTGTCCTGCCACGGGTTCTCCCTGTTCGACGACGGCACGCTGGTCGTGTTCCGCGCGTCGAGCGACGAGCCGACCCGCGTGCACCCGATGCAGGTGTGGCAGACGCCGTACCTGTCCGACACGTACACCGCGGCGCAGCCCGTCGGCACCGGCCCGTTGGAACGGGTGGGCAACGCCGACCTGGTCCGCGGCATCTCCGACTGCCTGTCGGTGAGCCGGATGGTCGGCGAGATGGCGCCGTCCGTGCCGGTGTTCGAGGACTTGATCGCCTCGTGCACCAGGGTGTTCGACGCCTACCACTGGCTGGGCGAGGCGGCGCTGGAGGACCTGCGCACCCCGTTGACGGAGGTGCGCGCCACCGCCGAGCAGGTGCTGGACGAGTTCGAGACCGTGCAGGCGCTGACCGACCACGCGTCCACGGCGTTGACCGAGGCGGCCGACCGGATCGCGTCCATGGTCCGCCGGGTGCGCGGCGAGGTGCCGACGTCCGCCGACGCGTGGGTGCGGCAGCTGGCCGGCCTTCGGCAGGCGCAAGGGCACCTGGTCACGTTGAAGGAGATGCGGTACGTCGACGTGGCGCGCATCGACTCCCTGGTGTCGTCGCTGGACGACGAGCTAGGGGTGACGGCGCAGCGCGCGGTCGAGCACCTGCGCCAGGACGACGCGTTCGCCGGCTACCACGAGCAGGTCGAGGCCCTGGTCGGCAAGGCGGACGGCATCCGCACGGTCGCCGAGGCCGCCCCGCTGGTCGAGGAGCTGGGCGAGCAGCAACGCGGTCTCGAAGTGCTGACCGAGGTCGTCGGCTCGCTGGACATCACGGACGCCACCGTGCGCACGTCGATCCTGGAACGCATCGGCGAGGTGCTGGGCGGGCTGAACCGGGCACGGGCCACTGTGGACGGTCGCAGGCGTGCCCTGCTGGCCACCGAGGGCCGGGCCGAGTTCGCCGCCGAGTTCGCGCTGCTCGGACAGGCCATCACGGGCGCGCTGGCGGTCGCGGACACCCCCCAGCGGTGCGACGAGCAGCTGGGCCGGCTGCTGCTGCAGCTGGAGAACCTGGAGTCGCGGTTCGGCGAGTTCGACGACTTCCTGACCCGGCTCGGCGACAAGCGGACCGACGTCTACGAGGCGTTCTCGTCACGCAAGCAGGCGTTGCTTGACGACCGGGCCCGACGCGCCGACCGGCTCGCCTCGTCCGCCGACCGGATCCTGGTCAGCGTCACCCGGCGGGTGGCGTCACTGGCGTCGTTGGACGAGGTCAACACCTACTTCGCGTCCGACCCGATGGTGGCCAAGATCCGCTCGGTGGCGGACGAGCTGCGCGCGTTGGGCGACCAGGTGCGGGCCGAGGAGCTGGACGGCCGGGTGCTCGCCGCGCGGCAGGAGGCCGGGCGCTCGCTGCGCGACCGGCTCGACCTGTTCGACGGCGAGACGATCCGGCTCGGCAAGCACCGGTTCGCGGTGAACACCCAGCCGATGGACCTGACGCTGGTGCCGAAGGACGGCGCGCTGTCGTTCGCCATCACCGGCACCGACTTCCGCGCGCCGGTGCGTGATCCGGAGTTCGCCGACACCCAGCCGTTCTGGGACCAGCTGGTCGTGTCGGAGACCGCCGACGTGTACCGGGCGGAGCACCTGGCCGCGTCGATCCTGGCCACCCACCCGTTGGACGACCTGCACGCCGCCGTCACCGAAGAGCGGTTGTCGGACCTGGTGCGGCAGGTCGCCGAGTCGCGGCTGGACGAGGGCTACGAGCGGGGCGTGCACGACCACGACGCGGCCCGGATCCTGGACGTGCTGCTCCGGTTGCACGCTGGTGCGGGCGTGCTGCGGTACCCGCCCGGCGCCCGTGCGGCGGGGCAGCTGTTCTGGGCCTCGGCTGCCGAGGAGACGCGGGCTTCGTGGTCGCGGCGGGCGGCGTCGTTGGGGCGGGCGCGGTCGGCGTTCGGGCACACGGCGGCGATCGACGAGCTGTGCGCGGAGCTGTCGTCGCTGGCCGGTGATCCGTTGGCCGGCGAGTACCTGTTCGAGGAGCTGTGCAGCGCGCCGGTCGGGTTCGCCACGAGTGCCGGAGCGCGCGCTCTGGTGGACGCGTTCCACCAGGCGTTGGGCGGGCGCAAAGAGTTCGACGAGGACCTGCGGGCGTTCAGCGATCTCGCCGTGCGGCGGCGGCTGGTGGAGGGCTGGTACGAGGCGTTCCTGGCGGGCTCGGCCGAACCGGACCTGCCGGAGGCGGTGGCCCTGGAACTGTGCCGCGACCTGCCGCGATACGAGTCGTCCGCCCAGCTGCAGGCCACTGTGGACGGTCTGCTCGGCACGCACCCGCGGATCACCGACCGGACGTTGGGGATCCGGCTGGACGAGCTGCTGACGCGGACGCGGGTGTTCCGGGAGGAACGCGTGCCCGCCTACCGGGCGTACCAGCGTCGGCGGAACGAGGTCGTGGCGCGTGAACGGGCTCGGCTCAGGTTGGACGAGTTCCAGCCGAAGGTGATGAGCGCGTTCGTCCGCAACCGGCTGCTGGACGAGGTGTACCTGCCGCTGATCGGCGACAACCTGGCCAAGCAGCTCGGCGCGGCGGGCGACTCGAAGCGCACCGACCAGATGGGCCTGCTGCTGCTCATCTCACCGCCCGGCTACGGCAAGACGACGTTGATGGAGTACGTCGCCAACCGGCTCGGGCTGGTGTTCGTCAAGGTCAACGGCCCGTCGCTGGGCCACGACGTGACGTCGGTCGACCCGGCCGACGCGCCCAACGCCACCGCGCGGCAGGAGGTCGAGAAGATCTCGTTCGCGCTGGAGGCCGGCAACAACGTCCTGCTGTACCTGGACGACATCCAGCACACGTCACCGGAGCTGTTGCAGAAGTTCATCTCGCTGTGCGACGCGCAGCGGCGGATGGAAGGCGTGTGGGACGGCGGCACGCGCACGTACGACATGCGTGGCAAGCGGTTCGCGGTGTGCATGGCCGGCAACCCGTACACCGAGTCGGGGCAGCGGTTCCGGATTCCGGACATGCTCGCCAACCGCGCGGACGTGTGGAACCTGGGCGACGTGCTGTCCGGGCGCGAGGACCTGTTCGCGTTGAGCTACATCGAGAACGCGCTGACGTCGAACCCGGTGCTCGCGCCGCTGTCCACCCGTGACCGGGGTGACATCGAGCTGCTGGTGCGGATGGCGCGGGGCGAGGACGTGCGGGCGGACCGGCTGGCGCACCCGTACACGTCGGTGGAGTTGGAACAGGTGCTGTCCGTGCTGCGGAAGCTGCTGCGCGTGCAGGGGGTCGTGCTGGCGAACAACCAGGCGTACATCGCCTCGGCCGCCCAGTCCGACGCGTCGCGGGTCGAGCCGCCGTTCCAGTTGCAGGGCTCGTACCGGAACATGAACAAGCTGGCGGAGAAGGTCGTGCCGGTGATGAACGACGCCGAGCTGGCCGCCGTGATCGACGACCACTACGTGGGTGAAGCGCAGACGTTGACGTCCGGCGCCGAGGCGAACCTGCTCAAGCTGGCCGAACTGCGCGGGACCCTGACGCCCGCCCAGTCCGCCCGCTGGCAGGAGGTGAAGTCGGGCTACCTCCGCGCCCAGGCCCTGGGCGGCTCGGACGACGACCCGATGAGCCGCGCGGTGGGCGCCGTAGCCCTCCTGTCCGACCGCGTCGGCACCGCCCTCGACCGCCTGGCCCCTCCCGAGCGTTGA